From a single Prochlorococcus sp. MIT 0603 genomic region:
- a CDS encoding DUF3104 domain-containing protein, producing the protein MSVFSLVRKYYPGVCMSPPLSGETTSTEDCSFSFLSARPGDIVAISSSRDSLLDWWAGRIISRVGSSIDPTANSLFQVIDIDTGNVKIVNADIVRGIIQHAI; encoded by the coding sequence ATGAGTGTTTTCTCTCTAGTACGTAAGTATTATCCTGGTGTATGTATGTCCCCTCCGTTGTCTGGCGAAACTACTTCCACTGAAGATTGTTCCTTTAGCTTCCTCTCTGCTAGGCCTGGGGATATTGTGGCTATCTCTTCTTCACGAGATTCCCTGCTGGATTGGTGGGCGGGGCGAATAATTAGTCGAGTGGGTAGTTCAATTGACCCCACTGCGAATAGCCTTTTTCAAGTAATTGATATTGACACTGGGAATGTCAAAATTGTTAATGCGGATATTGTTAGAGGCATTATTCAACATGCTATTTGA
- a CDS encoding restriction endonuclease subunit S gives MKYKGYSSYNNRNIPWAEKIPSHWQIKQLTRFCKGIGSGTTPIKDIKDGLIEGSIPWVLTGDLNDDELKECQHLITDNTLNKYSALKVYPSNSIVVAMYGATIGKVSLLKFPATVNQACCVLPPSNQYESKFIFYTFIAMREFLLSLAMGGAQSNINITTIKSLSFPFPSKPEQHLIYKFLDEKINPINLLIDKHLKLITLLEEKRNVLILNSITKGLEPNKSMKYSGLRLLGDIPKHWKLKSLSLLLRTKKGSRSNKLTKEFCSKNKGPYPVYSGQTENNGIMASINQYEFEVNKEGVILSTTVGEKAMSVRRIQGRFSLSQNCMIISSKDNSCLMSYLEYCLKGIFQLEKDRIPKYIKPSFRKEDFQQIKIPVPPIKEQKDIVTFLNKKILPIDELIKLSKLLILKLEDKKSSLIFLATTGQITPFHNTKT, from the coding sequence GTGAAGTACAAAGGATATAGCTCTTATAATAATAGGAATATTCCATGGGCTGAAAAGATACCTTCCCACTGGCAAATCAAGCAATTAACTAGATTTTGCAAAGGGATTGGGAGCGGTACAACACCAATTAAAGATATTAAGGATGGTCTTATTGAAGGGAGTATTCCTTGGGTATTAACAGGTGACTTGAATGATGATGAATTAAAGGAATGCCAACATCTAATTACAGATAACACATTAAACAAATACTCTGCATTGAAAGTCTATCCTTCTAATTCAATAGTTGTTGCAATGTATGGCGCAACAATAGGAAAAGTCTCTCTTTTAAAATTCCCCGCGACAGTAAATCAAGCATGCTGTGTATTACCACCTTCAAATCAATATGAATCAAAATTTATCTTTTACACCTTTATTGCGATGAGGGAATTCCTTCTTTCATTGGCGATGGGAGGAGCACAATCAAATATTAATATTACAACAATAAAATCACTTAGTTTCCCTTTCCCATCTAAGCCTGAGCAACATTTAATATACAAATTCTTAGATGAAAAGATTAATCCTATTAATCTATTAATAGACAAACATCTCAAACTAATTACGTTACTAGAAGAAAAAAGAAATGTCTTGATTCTAAATTCAATTACAAAAGGCTTAGAGCCTAATAAATCCATGAAATATTCAGGTTTAAGATTGCTAGGTGATATTCCTAAGCACTGGAAATTAAAAAGCTTATCTCTCTTATTAAGAACAAAAAAAGGAAGCAGATCTAATAAGTTAACAAAAGAGTTTTGCTCTAAAAATAAAGGTCCTTATCCAGTATACAGTGGACAAACAGAGAATAATGGAATAATGGCATCTATAAATCAATATGAATTTGAAGTTAATAAAGAAGGAGTTATCCTTTCTACTACTGTTGGGGAAAAAGCAATGAGTGTGAGGCGCATTCAAGGGCGATTTAGTCTTTCTCAAAACTGTATGATAATTTCGTCAAAAGATAACTCCTGCCTTATGAGTTATTTGGAATATTGCCTTAAAGGTATATTTCAATTAGAAAAAGATAGAATACCAAAATATATTAAGCCTTCTTTCCGAAAAGAAGATTTCCAACAAATAAAAATCCCCGTACCACCTATTAAAGAACAAAAAGATATTGTCACCTTTCTAAACAAGAAAATACTCCCAATTGATGAACTAATCAAACTATCAAAATTATTAATATTAAAGTTAGAGGACAAAAAAAGTTCTTTGATTTTCCTAGCTACTACAGGTCAAATAACACCATTCCATAACACTAAAACCTAA
- a CDS encoding type I restriction-modification system subunit M has product MAGILPTAFIWSVADLLRDNYKKSEYAKIILPFTVLRRLDCVLQAANSSAVKFNGFHMDYGLNPKSLLLDKGKEFTTQNIKSTFIELTKNSNELLVLRKLRAYIQSFNHEVQDIFEKFNFDSQIEHLQKINLLYLIIEKFSLIDLHPDTVSNHMMGMIFEELIRKFSELSNEISGEHFTPREVIRLMVSLLFIKDNEVTTREGIIRKLYDPTAGTGGMLSAAEEHLRSINPSIQIMMCGQEINSEAYAICKADMLIKGQDIKNISLGNTLSNDQHCTQKYDYMLSNPPFGVEWRNAQEAVKAEHFSKGFTGRFGPGLPRISDGSLLFLMHLISKMQPRCNGGSRIAIVLNGSPMFIGGAGSGESQIRRHIFENDLVEAIIQLPEELFYNTSISTYIWIITNKKSPDRTGKVQLIDASCFSTKLSKSLGKKRKTLEDFHISKISEIFKSFKETSQDGKSICKILNNEDFGYRSITIDRPININGGKPIVTKQYKPKADRDLREIEILPLSEEIEKHLEQEVLPNHPDAWIEKSKTKIGYQVLFNRFFYKVKSHKSLKELDKEIKDLACSIAEITEDILQ; this is encoded by the coding sequence TTGGCAGGAATCTTACCCACTGCATTTATCTGGTCAGTAGCTGATTTGCTTCGTGATAATTACAAAAAATCTGAATATGCCAAAATCATTCTCCCCTTCACAGTATTAAGACGTCTTGATTGTGTGCTCCAAGCTGCTAATTCATCAGCAGTAAAATTCAATGGATTTCATATGGATTATGGACTTAATCCAAAATCGCTTCTTCTTGATAAGGGCAAGGAATTTACCACTCAAAATATAAAAAGCACATTTATAGAATTAACAAAAAATTCGAACGAACTCCTTGTTCTTAGAAAGTTAAGAGCATACATACAATCCTTCAATCATGAGGTTCAAGACATTTTTGAGAAATTTAACTTTGACAGCCAAATTGAGCATCTTCAAAAGATAAATCTCCTTTACTTAATAATCGAGAAATTTTCCCTAATCGACTTGCATCCGGACACTGTTAGCAATCACATGATGGGAATGATTTTTGAAGAGCTGATTCGCAAGTTTTCAGAGCTATCTAATGAAATCTCAGGAGAGCACTTCACCCCTCGGGAAGTAATTCGCTTAATGGTGAGCCTTCTTTTTATTAAAGACAACGAAGTTACTACAAGAGAAGGCATCATAAGAAAGCTCTACGATCCCACTGCTGGAACAGGAGGAATGCTAAGTGCAGCAGAGGAACATTTAAGAAGTATTAATCCTTCAATTCAAATTATGATGTGTGGCCAAGAAATCAATTCTGAAGCCTATGCAATTTGCAAAGCAGATATGCTCATTAAAGGACAAGATATTAAAAATATTTCTCTAGGGAACACACTCTCCAATGACCAGCACTGTACTCAAAAATACGACTACATGTTATCCAACCCTCCTTTTGGAGTTGAGTGGAGAAATGCCCAAGAGGCAGTAAAGGCAGAACACTTTTCGAAAGGCTTTACCGGTCGCTTTGGTCCAGGTCTACCAAGGATTAGCGATGGGTCCCTTTTATTCCTAATGCATCTGATTTCAAAAATGCAGCCAAGATGCAATGGAGGTAGTCGTATTGCAATTGTTTTAAATGGTTCACCAATGTTCATTGGTGGAGCAGGGTCTGGCGAAAGTCAAATACGACGCCATATTTTTGAAAATGATTTAGTGGAAGCAATTATCCAATTACCTGAAGAATTGTTCTATAACACAAGCATTAGTACTTATATTTGGATTATTACCAATAAAAAATCACCTGACCGTACTGGGAAAGTTCAGTTAATTGATGCAAGTTGTTTTTCAACTAAATTGAGTAAAAGTTTAGGCAAAAAAAGAAAAACACTAGAGGATTTTCATATCTCCAAGATCTCAGAAATATTCAAATCTTTTAAAGAAACCAGTCAAGACGGCAAATCAATCTGCAAAATATTGAACAATGAAGATTTCGGCTATAGGTCAATCACAATAGACAGGCCCATCAATATAAATGGTGGCAAACCAATCGTTACTAAGCAATACAAACCTAAAGCTGATAGAGATCTAAGAGAGATTGAGATTCTTCCTTTATCTGAAGAAATAGAAAAGCACCTAGAACAAGAAGTTTTACCTAATCACCCTGATGCCTGGATTGAAAAGAGTAAAACAAAGATTGGCTACCAAGTCTTATTTAATAGATTCTTCTATAAAGTCAAAAGCCACAAGTCATTGAAAGAATTGGACAAAGAGATAAAAGATTTAGCTTGCTCTATTGCTGAAATAACAGAAGACATTCTGCAGTGA
- a CDS encoding josephin, with translation MNDSQFLYLVSGEKEGEGFWEISFSPNADPLNENKYFLECYRKELIGIMAAKEILKAIEMNIENLLDACRSDGYKIKNPVEGISYDLPLTVLEEIYDFWIDLYAEPNLFERVLSLLITRKKINFSHPSIVKGLKGFSGEWAQKIEKLHSYRPSSKRDIFEKEPMWAENNFQNPNNC, from the coding sequence GTGAACGATTCTCAATTCCTATACTTGGTCAGTGGGGAAAAAGAAGGTGAAGGTTTTTGGGAAATTAGCTTCTCTCCTAATGCTGACCCTTTAAACGAAAATAAATACTTCCTTGAATGCTACAGAAAAGAACTCATTGGGATCATGGCGGCCAAGGAAATCTTAAAAGCAATTGAAATGAATATTGAGAACCTTTTAGATGCCTGTAGGAGTGATGGATATAAAATAAAAAATCCAGTTGAAGGAATTTCATATGACCTTCCACTCACAGTGTTAGAAGAAATCTATGATTTCTGGATAGACTTATATGCAGAGCCTAATTTATTTGAAAGAGTCCTAAGTTTATTAATAACAAGAAAGAAAATAAATTTTTCTCATCCATCCATAGTTAAAGGTTTAAAAGGGTTCTCTGGTGAATGGGCTCAAAAGATTGAAAAACTTCATAGTTATAGGCCTTCATCAAAAAGGGATATCTTTGAAAAGGAACCGATGTGGGCTGAGAACAACTTTCAGAATCCAAACAATTGTTAA
- the pstS gene encoding phosphate ABC transporter substrate-binding protein PstS: MAFFKKVIVFAFTLISIGTAITSCSSSDGSRIRLNGAGATFPSKIYTRWFSDLAALDGPRINYQAIGSGSGRKAFIDQTVDFGASDEPMKEKDIQKINRGLLQIPMIGGTIAFAYNYKCDLELTQEKAVQVAMGKINNWRDLGCPAGKLTWVHRSDGSGTTKAFTNSMQAFSENWTLGTGKSIKWLAGVGGKGNAGVASFIRNTPGAIGYLNQSYVKGGIKSAAVLNLFGEFVKPSSEAGAKALSSIQLDSNLVGSDPNPKIEGAYPIATLTWLLVYKTGNGRNLDSIKTMINYMLGDESQSKATSLGYVPLEGKILEKSRMSLLEIIN, from the coding sequence ATGGCCTTCTTTAAGAAGGTGATCGTATTTGCATTTACTTTAATATCTATTGGCACTGCAATTACATCATGTAGCTCCTCAGATGGATCAAGAATCCGCCTCAATGGTGCTGGGGCAACATTCCCATCGAAAATTTACACACGCTGGTTCTCTGATTTGGCTGCTTTAGATGGCCCTAGAATTAATTACCAAGCAATAGGTTCTGGATCTGGTCGAAAAGCCTTTATTGATCAAACAGTTGACTTTGGTGCATCTGATGAACCAATGAAAGAAAAAGATATTCAAAAAATAAATCGAGGCCTTTTGCAAATTCCAATGATTGGGGGGACGATTGCTTTTGCTTATAACTACAAGTGTGACTTGGAGTTGACTCAAGAAAAAGCAGTGCAAGTTGCAATGGGTAAAATTAATAATTGGAGAGATCTTGGATGCCCTGCCGGGAAACTTACATGGGTTCACCGTTCTGATGGCTCAGGTACGACCAAGGCTTTCACTAATTCAATGCAGGCTTTTTCCGAAAACTGGACTCTTGGAACAGGTAAATCTATTAAATGGCTTGCTGGTGTAGGTGGGAAAGGAAATGCAGGGGTGGCAAGCTTTATTCGTAATACGCCAGGGGCTATTGGATATTTAAATCAGTCTTATGTAAAAGGTGGGATAAAGTCTGCTGCAGTTCTGAACCTTTTTGGGGAATTTGTTAAACCGTCTTCAGAGGCAGGTGCAAAAGCACTGTCTTCTATACAGTTGGATTCTAATCTTGTAGGAAGTGACCCTAACCCAAAGATTGAAGGTGCATATCCCATAGCAACTTTAACTTGGCTTCTTGTATATAAAACAGGAAATGGTCGGAATCTTGATAGCATTAAAACAATGATTAACTATATGTTAGGCGATGAGTCTCAATCAAAAGCAACTAGCCTTGGATATGTCCCTTTAGAAGGGAAAATACTTGAGAAATCCCGTATGAGTTTACTAGAGATTATCAATTAA